Below is a genomic region from Bacteroidales bacterium.
TTATTGATCCGCACCGCCCCTATCATACGGAAGGTAACGTACAACAGAATGACCCTAATAAAGTAACGGTTCCTCCTTACTATGTGGATGATCCGTCAACCCGGCGCGATCTTGCCGATTACTATGATGAAATTTCCAGGTTGGACAGGCATATCGGTATCATGATGAAAGAATTGGAAGACCGCAATCTATTGGACAATACGGTGATCATATTCCTGAGCGACAATGGCATGCCCTTCCCCCGTGCAAAAGGGACTTTGTACGATGCCGGAATCCAAACGCCCCTGATCTTCTCATGGAAAGGAAAGATACAGGGAGGCAGCGTCCACCGGAACGGATTGGTAAGTACCATCGACCTGGCGCCTACGATCCTGGACCTGGCAGGGATGGATATCCCGGAAGAAATGTACGGCAAGAGCCTTTCTCCCCTCCTCTACCACCCTTCGGAAAGAGGGCGTGAATATATTTTCGCCGAAAGGAACTGGCATAACTGTGATGAATACATCCGCTGCATCAGAACAGAAAAATACAAACTGATCTATAACGCCTATTATGAACTTCCCCACGGAACCGCCATAGATCTTAGCACCAGCCCTACATGGTATGCATTAAAAAAAGTACAGAAAGAGGATATGCTGACCAAAGAACAACGAAATATCTTTATTTGCCCAAGGCCCATGATAGAGATCTATGACCTGCAAAAGGACAAATATGAATTAAATAATGTCGCTGACGAGCAACCCTACCTTGCTGAAGGTAAAAAACTGGTTTCCATGTTATTAAAATGGCAAAAAGACACAGGAGATCATCCCTACTGGAAACGTCGCCGTCCGGATCAAAACGACCGGATCACAGGATTCCCCTTTTATCCGCGTAGGGATGAAA
It encodes:
- a CDS encoding sulfatase — translated: MNKLLYLLPCIPAFSYASEKPNIIVFIADDAGMDFGCYGNKNIHTPHIDQLAASGLKFEKAFLTSPQSSPSRTSMMTGMFAHTIGTEDLHTPIDENTRMIPSYLKEAGYRTGVMMKTHWGNNGDRQFDWVDPGKGWYKEEPISNNNPVLSRYKAFLDQDKKQPFFLWVGFIDPHRPYHTEGNVQQNDPNKVTVPPYYVDDPSTRRDLADYYDEISRLDRHIGIMMKELEDRNLLDNTVIIFLSDNGMPFPRAKGTLYDAGIQTPLIFSWKGKIQGGSVHRNGLVSTIDLAPTILDLAGMDIPEEMYGKSLSPLLYHPSERGREYIFAERNWHNCDEYIRCIRTEKYKLIYNAYYELPHGTAIDLSTSPTWYALKKVQKEDMLTKEQRNIFICPRPMIEIYDLQKDKYELNNVADEQPYLAEGKKLVSMLLKWQKDTGDHPYWKRRRPDQNDRITGFPFYPRRDEMWED